The region GATTTTTCAGCTTCTTAATTAATACAACATATGCCTAATAATATCACAGGTGAAGAGGACAGAATATCTAAGTGAAAAGGTTCTTAAATAAGAAatgaattatatttaaaaaaataatgctggAATTATGTGCAAAGTGCCACAAACGCACCTCACACAGGtaaaaacccacacagacacacagtcatgtATCAAAGTTTTTCCAATGTTTAATATGAACAGAATGGTtcttataccacacacacacacacacacacacacacacacacacacacacacacacacacacaggtgttctGCTGAGACAATTGGCCACAATGTGCCAGCTTTGCCAGGAAGGCATTAAAAAAATAGGACAGTTGGATAACATGATTAAATACATTGAGACATAAAACATGATAAAATCTTACATGCCATGTTCATAACTGTTTCAGTAAGTAAGTATATATATGAAATGTCACTGGCTTGTTCCTTAGAGACAATGTTTTTGGAATTTTTAATCTAAATATTCCAATATTTAGATTTCTACATCTGAAACGTATGTAAATGAGCACGATATAACATACTTTGTATATGGAAACAAATTTTAAATAACTCATAAAAAAGCTTTGTGTAGTCTGAAGGTTACGTAGTATTACAGTGAAGTAGCACTGCAGCATCCATTGAATTTTGACTGTAATATACACTTGGAGATTCCGCAAAACTCCCGGATGATCGATCATGATCAGGTTGAGCGATAGGGACTTGGGGGGGTCATTGGccattcccaggcggtctcccatccaagtactaaccaggcccgactctgcttagcttccgagatcagacgagatcgggcgttctcagggtggtatggccgtaagcgagagacgaggtttaaaatggcccttttatacaagacgctcataaagtgattacacagaggaCAAAGCTCTAAGTCGTTCAcgaaatgatctaatcgcgtcttaggaaatgcctttgctgtttttcatttgccctaacctgttactttcagCAATGTGGCAatatttagctgtgtagctggatgatttgccctaacctgttactttcagCAATGTGGCAatatttagctgtgtagctggatgactgagaggaactgaattactgcaaaaatcatataaagttttttctctctcggaggaataattatgcaacgtttctctgcatggggcatttataggtatacggctgtatggctaggtgaactatggtgagttccTTTAACAACATAAGGTGGAACTAGCATCATACCATCACAGCCCTGGGTTAACTCTCATATCTTAAATCAACCTAATTAATGCATGGGGACATGTGGGCTCCTGTCAACAAAAACAGCAAGACTAAGAATCGTATAGACCAATTCATAGTGATGCGCAGATGTTGGTGTTGGAATTGTCATTGATCCAATGTGTGGATGCCATTTCTTCAACAGCTAACTGAATTAACCAAATACACAATACATCAAAGTATTGTGTGTTAAATATTTTTCTACTGTTATCCTTAAAGAATGATGATACCCAGCCCTTTAGATTTACTGAGGTTCTTCAAAAATAAAACCACCTATTCCCTCCATCATTAAATTACCTCTAAACGATGGAGGCCGCCACCTAACACGTCCTCAGTTAATTGGGGTTAATGGAGCTAATCAGCAAACACACGTTTCTGACACACACGTTTATGACTCACCATTTAGCCAGGAACTTGTGGAGAAGTATAGTAAGTATTGCACTAAAACAGCAAGATCAATGTACGTCCATACTTCCTTTATGGGTATATGGGAAGCAGGTTGGTAGCATTTCTGCTATTGAATCCTGATGTCATTCTCAACAAAAtgctataaaaatatatattcagaGAACTTTCAGATAGAATTTTCACTGTATTTAGTATTTAAAAAGTGGTATCAATCGTTTATATTTAGGTAACCTACTTGTTAGCTAATTGTAGCTGGCTACTGTTTGCAATATCTATACAAAAAAAACCGCTATTGACATTCATTATACTACTTCCATATGATATCTAATATTAAGCCTTGGAATGGTTGATTCAGCTTTCTTCACGGAAGCTTTTTAACACATTTAGGTTTGCCCATATTTCATGGGCACTGAGATTGTAATCAAAACGACTATCCAATCGAGCAATGAATTTATTTTTCTTCACATAATGAAACAGACATACTGACACCTAGTGACTTGGATGTTTCAGAGATTCTGTTAAATATATTGTAAACCTGATTGCCTCCAAGTGGCGAACATTGAGAATAAATTGGGGTCAGTCCACACAATGAAAAACAGTAAAAATACAGagacacacataaccacacaccaAGCAGATAAACACAACTATTTTGTGAACAGGATGATAGATCTATAAGAGGAATTGTAATATGTTTTCTCATCCCCACCCCTTTATAtagtattaaaatattaaaataaaggCTGAATTATTCCTGAATAAGATAAACCGCTTTACTTTATCTGACTACTAACTACATCTTGCAAATTTTAGATAATGGCTGTTTAGATTCTAATATTCATTGTTTAGTTAACATTGGCAAGTGTGTTTGCCACGGACACACTGTGCACTTCATTTcaacatacatccgatttcatGAACAGAAGAATCATGAATAAAAGTCCTTTATGTGGTCCCAGTGGTTCTCTGCTCATCCCATTAGTCCAGTACCTCCAGGCAAACGCAGAATAAGGACAACTGTAGAACGGTCCTGGATCTGGTACTTGGAGAAGGTGTCGGTGTCCTCCACCAGTTGCACATCAGTGAACATTATTCTGAATGTCTGCCCTGGAAAACAAATGGAGGGATTTTATGAGCGTGAAGCAGGGGATGTTTAAAACACGGTGCTACTCGCCCATGTCCATAACCCCTGTGCTGCTACACATGCTGCGTGTTCATCACTTGTTATTTTCTGGCCACAGCACATTGTTAGTTGAGTATTTTACAACAGATTGGTCACTTTCAAGTAACACTGCTAGTAAGGCTTTGTCCGACAACTTTGCACCAGTTCGCTACGCACAACCATACACCTATGGATATTATTGTCATTCATTTCCTATTTGGTCACAATAATATCCGCATTGTGCACAAATTAAGCCTGATGCCGGAGAATAACAGAGAATGCATGCCAATTTATTCCAGCTATAGGCTTTATACCACCTTATTGCTAATGAAGAGACCAACATCGTAAGCATTTATGTTAGAGTGGATGGAAAGTATTTTTATTTCGCTTACCTTTAAGCTCCGGAAATTTCTCTGTGAGTTTCTCTTTGAAGGCCAGTACAGACGTATTGTTGAAATCTGTTTCGTTGTTTGCAACGTCTATAGTTTTCCTCTCTCCTTTAATTCCAATAACTTGAACTTGGTAAATTTTCCCCATAACGATCGAGTGCTACAGTTTAAAAACAAGAACGCCAATGTTGTGAAGTTTCACTTTCTATTGTATACCTCTCACCTGATTAGCGTTTATGCCCTTCTGATAACATGGCGTTTGAGTTTAGATAAGTCAGTTAACATACAAGCCGTTATGTCCGTGCAACCATTTAGATGCTAAATCTTTAAAAACGACATATGTTCACTGACTCTTGGATTTGAAATACATGCCTGGatgcttttattacattattagcAAGGTTTAATAAGCTACTGTAAGCATACACAATGCTTTTGTGGCTATTTCTTAAGAGATTACCATAGGGCTATTTCTTAAGATTATCTTATTAAGGGTTTATTTCACCTACCGTGCTTTAGTAAATAGGTAACATTTGTCAACGGTTTGATAACAGGTGTCAGGATTCCCCGTCCAACACGGCACTCCGGTTTACAAAAAAGCACGTGATTtcccaaatcaaaacaaaaactaACAGGCAGTTTACTGCGAGACGCTGACAGTGAGAGATTTCACGATGACTGGGGAAAAGCGTTACGATCCTAACGACTCGACCCTCAAATTTGTGTCACGAAAGGATGATATTAGTAAGTTGGAAGCTTTATTTTGATTAATTCGAAGGAAATACACGTTTTGAGCATGCACCTATACATGGTCCTATAACTTGGACCTATACATGAACTCAAAATGGAATTATGAATATCGCTTGGTGTTCTGTATGTATGTAGAATAAAACATTTCCCTGTGCTTTTAGCCCTTGATGATGACCCCGACATCCTGCGAGCAGAGATGCCGTGTGGCCATGCGGTCACGCCCGAGTCCCTCACCGCCTGGTGCCGCAGCCTGCTGGACCAGGTTGACCGTTTAATCTATCGCCATTCTGAACTTTAGAATACACTTATTCACAAATGGATTAATTCAATGACGATGTCACAGTATTAAAAGGTCTGTCCGATGAACATCCACAGTTCCATTATGATAATACAATGCAGTAAGGCTGTGAGATGCTTCCGAACTACTTTAAATTACGTAAATTACTTGTGCAAAGGATAAAAAATGATTTACCAGTTCAGAAAAAAGATTAAAAAGTCAGCGTCAGTCAGTTGTTAACCTTATTTTTGTGCACAGGGCCAGTACAAGTTCTTGTGTCCAGCTCTAAAGGATGGGACAGTCCAGAAGTGTGGCGCTGTGTGGCCGTATGTGGAGGTGCGGAGAATGGCGTTACTCACTCCAGAGGAACAGGGCCACTTTGAGGAGACCATGGCTGTACTGGCTGCTGTTGAATACTGCGAATACAACTCAGTGAGTACTTTGTATAGCACTTTGGCAATATCTGTACAGTTTTTAAAATAGTAAATACATTTCTGTCTAAAGTTTAGTAATTTGAATTGTTCTCAGTAGATGATCTTTAGGTACCAGTCCTAAAATAATAATCTAGCAAATTTTAATTGAGAAATGAAATACTGTAGagttaggattagagtttagtGGTTTTAAAGTGGTTCTTCACTTTATGAACAAGTTTCCTTTTGTAGATTACTTATCCAATTCAGTGGAATTATCTTTGTTTACTTAAACATCTCTGAAATAGCATTCCTTTGTCATTATTCAGTGACTTTGCGGTATGAGACGGAAACACAACTGGCTTTCCAATAGCCAGTATTTTTTCAAAAATTTAAGTACTCAAAAGTAATCAAGATCGCTCTAGAATATCTTACAACCACTATTAAATCAATGCAACTGTTTTTCAAGTCCATTTTTGTCAAATTATCAAGTTTGTtactcaacaattttcattatTTGCTCactcatttattatttatttgtcttttttatttttcaagTGCCCAGGTTGCAAGTCATTTGTTGAGAGGGAAGACTTGACCAACCTGTGTGTACTCTGCACGATCTGTACAGCTGAAACCGGTAAAAGTTATGAGTTCTGCTGGCAGTGTTTTAAGGAATGGAAAGGTCCAGGGCCTCGCTCAGACCGCTGTGAGAACAGTGGCTGCACCAACCCGCACATCGAGAAGCTGACGAAATGTCGGGATGTAATTCTCAATGAAACTCAAGGCATAAAATGTCCCTCCTTGCGAGCCTGCCCTACCTGTGGCAACCTGTTGGAGCATGACACAACGGGGTGCAAAAATATCATATGTAACCGCTGTCAGGTTGAATTCTGCTTTTCCTGCCTAAAACTCACTCCTGTTTGCCTTAAAACCAGCGGACACTTTGGAGTCTGCGAAGATGGTGTGGCTCCCCGGCAGACTGTCATTCCATGCTGGAGGAATTAGGCTATTAGAATACATGGTTTTatttcaaatatatttgtatagcgcttttcacaacatatgttgtcacaaagcgcttaatGTCATATACAAACAGCAAGGTAGCTTCAGGCACCCCAAAATACTGTATCATCTGTTGTGGTTCAACGTAAAGTACAGGGTGcattgaataagtaataaagtAGATGTGTGATCAGTATATAGACAAGACAGAGGGTTTAGTTAAATAGAGTGCTATCAACAATATTGCTTTGCAACAttaagattttagaaaatgtagATCATATTTTAATCCAGTTATACTAAAAGTAACGGAATATTCAGAATGTTTTTAGGAATTTCATGGTCCCGGACAATTAATTTTGTGAAATATGAAAAGcatgttttctttgttttgagTGACCTTCACACTTCCAATATATGCATTTCTAATATCTAAAATGATCAATAAAGCAGAATTAAAGTATAAATGAAACTCCATATAACTGTACCCGCTCTGGTCATTattaacatttaaaatgtttaaatgaatcaTCTTTAAATTTTAGTTACTGCATACTATTTaataattttacatttacagcattttggAAAAACTAATCTAAAGCAACTTAGAGATGCCTGCTGTTTCTGTGGAAACCTGCTTCTCTAGATGGTAGATGGTAGATATACCATACTAAATAAATTAGTATATTAAAGCCCTGAACTAAAGTTGGGCTGATAAATACATAGACACATAAGCATACTGCAATGGTTGTTTGAGACATACAATATAAGAATATAATGTTAGCGGAtgaattacatttattttataaataaaaaggAAAGCAATTTTGAAGAATGTCTAAGGCTTATGAATACATTTTGGAGTGTTTCCCCATTTTATATTTCATGCCTCCAATTTATGGCCAAGCTGATCATTCCTACTGCTGCACTACAGCAAGAACAGGGGGTCGTACCAACACAGAGATCTTACAATATCAAATAGAAATTGTGAAGATGTTAAGCACAGGCTTTGTGTTCATTTAAGTGTGAAATGAAGAGATGGCTCTTCAGTCTATGTTTGATTCAGCTCTTTGGGTGAGAAGGGGAAGTTCACTCCACCACCTTTCAAGATATGCAGCAAAATGGTGCACTTTCCAAGTCAGTACAGGGGCTAAAATCCTTTTCTGCCTTTTTAGGCAAGTTTCTTTTAAATTTTATGCAAGCAACTCCAGAACATCAGTGGAGGGGGGAAACAACCGTGATGAGGGAGAACATGGCGAGAGACCTTGATCCCTTCGGAAAGAAATGGCTATTTCCTCCTGATATTGTACAagagatcaaatcaaatcaaagtttatttgtatagcgcttttcacaacacatgttgtcacaaagcgctttacaggatttacaaggtttaCAAGAGATTTACagatttacaagagagacctgcaCGTCTGGAGCAGAACTGCAACATGCTGAAAATGTTGGTTATTTAAAATTGCAGCCACGTTTTGTGCATTTTCAGACAGAGTATCCAGAAAGGTACATCACAAATAAggaaaagagtgtgtgtattcaggaATATACAGCAGCTTGGTCTTGCTGGAATTCAGCTTTAGGTTATGGACAGTCATCCATGATGAAATGTCTGTCAGATTCATTGGTAACCCAGTTCCCGTCCTGTGATGCATCTTATAGACGGTTGCATTCTGTCTTGGACAATTCCACAATGATGCTTAAGAAGGAAGAGATTAATAAATACcttaacatttttttacttttgtagCAGAGCAGGAAAAACCGGCCCTTGCATTGTCAACATAACGCTGTTGCTAAGAAGTGATTGCTCCAGCTGATAATTGTATACATATTCCACATGTCTAAACACATCAATGTCCTATTTGATTGTGTGTGCAATGAAGGGGTTGGGGTTGGTATGTTTGTGAAGTCTTACTTTTAGTTTCGTTATGATACATATGACGCGAGGGTGGGACAAGGGGGCCTTCCCTAATTTGCAGGGCACTAGGCAGTGTGCGTACTGAGTGTAAGGGGAGCGGTGGTTCTGGCCACATGGTAATGTTAGCTTAATTTTGGCAATTTATTGCTTGATATTTCTTTCACATGAATAACTAAGGTTACCTCATTAGGTCCCAAGaggagatcctcagacccattgtgagatcatatgctggtgcagtgggccctgggttccttatGATAcatgacaatgctagacctcatgtggctgaagcACATAAGCAGATCCTGCATGAcgaaggcattgatgctatggactgcctaggagcatgcccaggcatgtggaggccacacacacacacacacacactactgagcctcattttaacttgtaCTGAGGAATTTCCACTAATTTTGGTTTTTCCACTTTTACGATTCCAAACCCAGGACTCCATGGAATAATTTTGATTCACATTGAtcatttttgtcattttgttctcaacacattccactatgtaatGAAGATTTTCAAACAGGAATATTATAttcattgagatctaggatgttattttagtgttcccacttttttgagcagtgtataattatatatttgtatatacatttattcATACATCTTTTAGCTATCCTGCTTGAAGTAGCCATCAGACGATGCATACTCTAGtaataaagggatggacatgatcagcaacaatactcCGGCAAGCAGTGCTGTTTAAATGATGCTCAGTTGatattaatttacatttatggcatttagcagacgctcttatccagagcgacttacaaaagtgctacgtagttgcttagaatctccaaggtagtatagaacacaaggtactctaagctggaaaaaccactagacgaaagtcatatgatacctaacaattatgccaagtcattataatacctgaatatacacatcaccggaggaaaaagacagtaagcaattcctgtaacccaattatg is a window of Brachyhypopomus gauderio isolate BG-103 chromosome 14, BGAUD_0.2, whole genome shotgun sequence DNA encoding:
- the LOC143475596 gene encoding uncharacterized protein LOC143475596, whose protein sequence is MGKIYQVQVIGIKGERKTIDVANNETDFNNTSVLAFKEKLTEKFPELKGQTFRIMFTDVQLVEDTDTFSKYQIQDRSTVVLILRLPGGTGLMG
- the LOC143475595 gene encoding uncharacterized protein LOC143475595, which gives rise to MTGEKRYDPNDSTLKFVSRKDDITLDDDPDILRAEMPCGHAVTPESLTAWCRSLLDQGQYKFLCPALKDGTVQKCGAVWPYVEVRRMALLTPEEQGHFEETMAVLAAVEYCEYNSCPGCKSFVEREDLTNLCVLCTICTAETGKSYEFCWQCFKEWKGPGPRSDRCENSGCTNPHIEKLTKCRDVILNETQGIKCPSLRACPTCGNLLEHDTTGCKNIICNRCQVEFCFSCLKLTPVCLKTSGHFGVCEDGVAPRQTVIPCWRN